A region of Salvelinus namaycush isolate Seneca chromosome 9, SaNama_1.0, whole genome shotgun sequence DNA encodes the following proteins:
- the ccdc113 gene encoding coiled-coil domain-containing protein 113, with amino-acid sequence MAETVQDVSEADKRHLVELVKELRRSNAVLRAETDMYEWYISRLDPRDLVPQPLSDSLGAAAASHYQATLEEADIRLVEVKKASYEFDRDVAKVLREKRGVMMGAEKVIRYFEDRMRAKDTLVEKLRLKNAALHVQKRKLQLQLRQKEEMGEALHEVDFQQLKIENSQYLERIDERNQDLLRLKLLAGNTLQVLNSYKKKLQSMTCESKLLSSDITSRKEMLVKIEEETLQAEEERAKAETLNRKLRGQLADFRVPHVLQYITAKASHSQLEQSVRAWERKVEISEMALKTHTKTWNKLKEAAGVGPVTAR; translated from the exons ATGGCAGAGACCGTTCAAGATGTTTCTGAAGCAGATAAGCGACATCTCGTTGAACTCGTCAAAGAACTCAG ACGCTCCAATGCGGTGCTACGGGCAGAAACTGATATGTATGAGTGGTATATAAGCCGCTTGGACCCCAGGGACTTGGTTCCTCAGCCGTTATCAGATTCCCTGGGAGCAGCTGCAGCATCACA ttatcag GCAACTCTGGAGGAAGCAGATATTCGACTTGTGGAGGTCAAGAAAGCAAGTTATGAGTTTGACCGTGATGTCGCTAAGGTGTTGAGGGAGAAGAGAGGTGTCATGATGGGAGCAGAGAAGGTCATTCGATATTTTGAGGACAGGATGAGAGCAAAG GACACACTGGTTGAGAAGTTGCGGTTGAAGAATGCAGCTCTCCATGTGCAGAAGAGGAAGTTGCAGTTACAGCTACGACAGAAAGAGGAAATGGGTGAAGCCCTGCACGAGGTGGATTTCCAGCAGCTGAAGATCGAGAACAGCCAGTATCTCGAACGCATTGATGAAAGAAACCAGGACCTTCTGCGCCTAAAACTCCTGGCAGGAAACACCCTACAGGTTCTCAACTCCTACAAG AAGAAGCTGCAGAGCATGACATGTGAGTCAAAGCTGCTTAGTAGTGACATCACCTCCCGTAAGGAGATGCTGGTGAAGATCGAGGAGGAGACACTGCAGGCAGAAGAG GAGCGAGCCAAGGCTGAGACTCTTAACAGGAAGCTGCGAGGCCAGCTGGCAGATTTCCGTGTTCCCCACGTGCTGCAATACATCACAGCTAAGGCCTCCCATAGCCAGCTCGAGCAGAGTGTCCGAGCCTGGGAGCGAAAAGTTGAGATTTCTGAG ATGGCTCTGAAGACACATACCAAGACCTGGAACAAGCTGAAGGAAGCTGCAGGAGTAGGACCAGTCACAGCCCGGTGA
- the LOC120053832 gene encoding casein kinase II subunit alpha' isoform X1, producing the protein MPGPAAGSKSRVYADVNTLKSREYWDYEAHVPSWSNQEDYQLVRKLGRGKYSEVFEAININNNEKVVVKILKPVKKKKIKREIKILENLRGGTNIIRLVDTVKDPVSRTPALVFECINNTDFKELYQKLTDFDIRFYMYELLKALDYCHSMGIMHRDVKPHNVMIDHQMRKLRLIDWGLAEFYHPAQEYNVRVASRYFKGPELLVDYQMYDYSLDMWSLGCMLASMIFQKEPFFHGQDNYDQLVRIAKVLGTDELFGYLRKYHIELDPRFKDLLGQQTRKRWEQFVQTDNQHLVSPEALDLLDKLLRYDHQQRLTATEAMEHPYFYPVLKEQSLSNADGNMVSSGSSTAR; encoded by the exons ATGCCCGGCCCTGCGGCCGGCAGTAAATCTCGGGTGTACGCCGATGTCAACACTTTGAAGAGCAGGGAATATTGGGACTATGAAGCCCACGTGCCTAGCTGGAG TAACCAGGAAGACTACCAGTTGGTGCGGAAGCTCGGCAGGGGGAAGTACAGTGAGGTCTTTGAGGccatcaacatcaacaacaatgagaaggTGGTGGTCAAGATCCTCAAG CCTGTCAAGAAAAAGAAAATCAAGCGGGAAATCAAGATCCTGGAGAATCTGCGAGGGGGAACCAACATCATCCGATTGGTGGACACAGTGAAAGACCCTGTG TCCCGAACGCCTGCTCTTGTCTTTGAATGCATCAATAACACAGATTTTAAG GAGCTCTACCAGAAGTTAACAGATTTTGATATACGTTTTTACATGTATGAACTACTAAAG GCTCTGGACTACTGTCACAGTATGGGTATTATGCACCGTGACGTCAAGCCCCACAATGTGATGATTGACCACCAGATGAGGAAG CTACGCCTGATAGACTGGGGCCTTGCAGAATTCTACCATCCTGCACAGGAATACAATGTCCGAGTAGCATCTCGCTACTTTAAGGGACCTGAGTTACTGGTGGATTACCAG ATGTATGACTATAGTTTGGACATGTGGAGTCTGGGCTGCATGCTGGCCAGTATGATCTTCCAGAAAGAGCCCTTCTTCCATGGTCAGGACAATTATGACCAG CTGGTCCGAATTGCCAAAGTCCTGGGGACAGATGAGCTTTTTGGTTACTTGCGCAAATACCACATTGAACTGGACCCACGCTTCAAGGACCTTCTTGGCCA gCAGACACGGAAACGTTGGGAGCAGTTTGTCCAGACAGACAACCAGCACCTAGTGAGCCCCGAGGCTCTGGACCTGCTGGATAAGCTGCTGCGCTACGACCACCAGCAGAGACTGACGGCCACAGAGGCCATGGAGCACCCCTACTTCT ATCCTGTGCTGAAGGAACAGTCTCTCTCTAATGCGGATGGCAATATGGTGTCCAGTGGATCCTCTACAGCTCGATGA
- the LOC120053832 gene encoding casein kinase II subunit alpha' isoform X2, translated as MPGPAAGSKSRVYADVNTLKSREYWDYEAHVPSWSNQEDYQLVRKLGRGKYSEVFEAININNNEKVVVKILKPVKKKKIKREIKILENLRGGTNIIRLVDTVKDPVELYQKLTDFDIRFYMYELLKALDYCHSMGIMHRDVKPHNVMIDHQMRKLRLIDWGLAEFYHPAQEYNVRVASRYFKGPELLVDYQMYDYSLDMWSLGCMLASMIFQKEPFFHGQDNYDQLVRIAKVLGTDELFGYLRKYHIELDPRFKDLLGQQTRKRWEQFVQTDNQHLVSPEALDLLDKLLRYDHQQRLTATEAMEHPYFYPVLKEQSLSNADGNMVSSGSSTAR; from the exons ATGCCCGGCCCTGCGGCCGGCAGTAAATCTCGGGTGTACGCCGATGTCAACACTTTGAAGAGCAGGGAATATTGGGACTATGAAGCCCACGTGCCTAGCTGGAG TAACCAGGAAGACTACCAGTTGGTGCGGAAGCTCGGCAGGGGGAAGTACAGTGAGGTCTTTGAGGccatcaacatcaacaacaatgagaaggTGGTGGTCAAGATCCTCAAG CCTGTCAAGAAAAAGAAAATCAAGCGGGAAATCAAGATCCTGGAGAATCTGCGAGGGGGAACCAACATCATCCGATTGGTGGACACAGTGAAAGACCCTGTG GAGCTCTACCAGAAGTTAACAGATTTTGATATACGTTTTTACATGTATGAACTACTAAAG GCTCTGGACTACTGTCACAGTATGGGTATTATGCACCGTGACGTCAAGCCCCACAATGTGATGATTGACCACCAGATGAGGAAG CTACGCCTGATAGACTGGGGCCTTGCAGAATTCTACCATCCTGCACAGGAATACAATGTCCGAGTAGCATCTCGCTACTTTAAGGGACCTGAGTTACTGGTGGATTACCAG ATGTATGACTATAGTTTGGACATGTGGAGTCTGGGCTGCATGCTGGCCAGTATGATCTTCCAGAAAGAGCCCTTCTTCCATGGTCAGGACAATTATGACCAG CTGGTCCGAATTGCCAAAGTCCTGGGGACAGATGAGCTTTTTGGTTACTTGCGCAAATACCACATTGAACTGGACCCACGCTTCAAGGACCTTCTTGGCCA gCAGACACGGAAACGTTGGGAGCAGTTTGTCCAGACAGACAACCAGCACCTAGTGAGCCCCGAGGCTCTGGACCTGCTGGATAAGCTGCTGCGCTACGACCACCAGCAGAGACTGACGGCCACAGAGGCCATGGAGCACCCCTACTTCT ATCCTGTGCTGAAGGAACAGTCTCTCTCTAATGCGGATGGCAATATGGTGTCCAGTGGATCCTCTACAGCTCGATGA